aaattataataaaaattaagatATCGTAGTTGATTTGTATCTCATAATTTTATtgcattattttttatattttattttctttgattttttttcaattgctttaaattttctttaaaaagaaatgGGTATAGAGAACCCGTAAAATTGGGGAGGGAATTACAAGGCCTGGAATCAAAGATACATTCCCTCTCTTTCATATGttaattgatttttatttaaatgcaTATTTTATCCTTATATTATCAaactttatctttttttttatctcttccttaacaatatatatattttttattttctaatatatgTAATAAATTATATCTATCTTAGGGTAATACAAACATAATAGATATTACAAAGAATATGAGGGAAGGGGAATGTTAATATTTCAAAACTGAGGGATAcgtaaattaattttcatcaaatAAGGAAACAATGTCATTTAATTTGGAACGCGAGTAATATTTAAGAAATTGTACAATTTTGTTTATGTCGAGCGTTTatagaaaataatttctatccaataaagatataaataaaatatgtgtaCATCTCATTATTATCAGATCGTATTTATGAAATTGCCCATGATATATTATTCCTAAAGGTATAACTTGATTTTAGGGGTGTGACGCATCGATACTCATAAAGTCAACAAATTCTAAGAAATCAGAGAGAGAAGCTGGCCCAAACCAAACGGTACGAGGCTTCGAGCTGATCGATACAATAAAGAAAAGTCTAGAAACTACCTGCCCATCAACCGTTTCATGTGCTGACATAATAACAGTAGCAACTAGAGACGCTGTAGCGTTAGCTGGAGGTCCAAGCTATCCAATTCCAACAGGTAGACGAGATGGCCTAATTTCAAATGTAGCAGATGTAAATTTACCAGGCCCATCACTTACAGTTCCACAAGCTCTTCAATCATTCACAAACAAAGGACTTACCTTAAATGATATGGTGACATTATTAGGGGCTCATACGGTTGGAGTCGCACAttgcaatttttttcaaaataggCTATCACCAGTACCTGATAAGACTATGGATCCTACATTAGCTGCCCAATTATTAAAAACTTGTGCTAAAAGTACCGCTAcggcatttttggatcaaaatacATCTTTCATTATTGACAATGAGTACTTTAGACAAATTACGTTACGAAAAGGTATACTGAAGATTGATCAAGAGCTTACTTTGGATAAATCAAGTGCTCCAATTGTCACAAGTTTAGCAGCCAACGAGAATGCCTTCAGACAGAGTTTTGCAAATGCAATGATAAAAATGGCAAGTATTGATGTTCTAGTTGGAAGTGCTggagaaataaggaaaaattgtgGGGTCTTTAATTAATCCCACTACAACAAATTAGACTTTTTGTGGCGATCTTAATTTGGCACCTTACAAAACCTCCCTTGTAATGTTATTATGTAAATCAAGTGTTCGTAATATCAAGAGTGCTTTATGTTATTATGTAAATGGAGTGCTCGCTAATATCTTCCATCCTTTTTGTgctttaaaataatattttttgaaaactttGTAAGCATAAATTCtaacaaattaaagaattatttcTACTTTATAGTTTTGTAAGTTTCATAGTGTGACCGTGAAAGTATCATTATTTAACAGAGATGTTATGTGATATTAGGGAATTAAAAGATGAATCAAGAATATCCTAACATAACTTTTTCTCTATTCGAAATGTTGTTACCTGTGTGCACCTAGACTTTTAAATTATCTTCTCTACCAAAAAATGAGGGCACAGTGAGAGAGAATCTTAAAATCCAAAGTTTCATTTTTTCATTAGTTTATAAGTACAGTTTTAATATTATCATTTGCTTAGTCAATTGGTTtgtgtttattttttaataggTTATACAGTTATATTGTGTTGGAATAAGGTGCACCCGTGGTGAGTAATTTATAATCCATCCAAGTTAAATATAAGAAGCTTATAACTCCCCAATGAAGTGGGAGGTCATGGAAAATAACTACATTACTTAGTAGAAGTCATCAAAGATATAGAGTCACAATAAGAATTATAAGGTGGAAGACTTGATGGCAATTATCTGCAAATCTTGATGCGCAGGTACATCATCTACCTCGTACTCATTCGGATCACTATCTCCTACTCAAATcacttttcaaaaataaaatttaaaacaataataaattaaattttccgTTTCAAATCCATGTGGACTTCACACCTTGATCTCTCCAAACTAATCTTGTCTAGCTGACTTAACTGCTCTAACATATCTGAAGCCACTGCTCTAACATATCTGAAGCCATCTCCTCTTTCAAACATAAAGCCACGATTTGGAATAAACAAACTTTTTGTAAcatcttttattaaaaaaaaagaaaaaaaagaagctccTCCGATGAATTGAGGGCATTCAAAAGTCCCCAAATTACAACTCCAGCACCTTCCTATTGATAACTCCATTAGTGGAGCTTAGACATGAGtggaagagaaagaaaagaagaaagaagaagaatgcACAGAGGAGGCAGAATGTACAAACGAAGAGAAGAGtgtagagaaagagagaagatatagagagaagaaaagtCAAAATGTGTATTTATGAATTAGAGCTCAAAATGTTACACTCATCTAATCACACATGTATAGTGTGATGTATTTATATACTCTAAAATGTAACTACTCCCTAACAACCTATAACAAACTTCTAACCACCTCTAACTCACTCTTAACCATGATAGATTGCCAACTCTAAGCTATAGTTAACACTCCTCCTCAAGCTCATGGTTTGAATAGATTCATAACTCCAAGATTGTTCAGCAGTTATTGATGTTGATTTTTGCCTAAACTTTTTGTAAGTATATCAGCTAACTGGTCCTTTGTATGTATAAAATCACTTTTCAGCATTCCTTGGCATATCCTTTCccttacaaaatgacaatctaTGTCAATATGTTTGGTCCTTTCATGAAAGATAGGATTTACAGTAATTTGGATTGCAGCCGTGCTGTCACAGATCATACTAACAGGTAATTCAATGTGAACTTCCAGCTCTTTGAACAAACTAACTAGCCAAGTGATCTCAGCTGCACAATTGGCCATGCTTCTAAACTCAGCCTCTGCTGAGCTTCTAGACACTGTCTCTTGTTTAATTTCTTTGACTTCCAAGAGATTAGTGCTCCACCAAACTTCACTAGGTATCCAGTGACATATTTTCTTGTTTCTAAACAAGCTCCCAGTCTGAGTCATAGTAGGCAATGAGTGTATTTATATCTTTAGATGGCATTAACAGCCCAAGGCCTGGAGCTTTCTTGAGGTATCCGACAACTTTAAGTGCTGATTCCATATGTGATTTTTTAGGATTGTGCATGTACTGACTCAGTACCTGGACTGGGAAGGCTATATCAGGTCTGGTCATGGTGAGGTACAAGAGTCTTCCTACAAGTCTTTGGTACCTTTCAGGTTGCTGCAGTATCTGATCCTCAACTCTGTTTTCATGTGGAATGTATTCATCATACTTCACTGATGTTAGCTTCTTATTCTGTTCCAATAGTGTTCCTACAGGCTTAGCTCCTTCTAGGCCACATTCAACAATCAGTTCCAGGGCATATTTCCTCTGAGATATATGAATTTCTTAACTGGATCTAGCATACTCAATACCTAGGAAGAACTTAAGCTCAcctaagtctttcattttgaattgcttTTGTAGATCCTTTTTTGTATCCTCTACTAGACTTGTGTTGCTACCTGTGACCAACAAGTCATCCACATAGACTAGCACAACAAGTATATCCCTATCAACTTGCCTGGTGAACAAGGAGTAGTCATGATGACTTTGATGAAATCCCAACTTCAGTAAGGAATCAGTCAACTTCAAGTTCTACTGCCTAGGGGCTTGTTTGAGTCCATACAAAGACTTATGGAGTTTGCATACCTTAGTAGTGGTCTCCCCCTATCTAGCAAACCCATTAGGAATAGTCATGTACACCTCATCCAACAAATCCCCATTGAGAAATACATTAtggacatccatttgatggataaACCACCTTCTAGAGGCAGCAAGGGCTACAACAGTTCTCATAGTTACTATTTTAGCAACTAGACTAAAGGTTTCACTGTAGTCTAAGCcttcttattggttaaacccTTTGGCCACCAGCCTAGCTTTTAGTCTTTCCACTTCACCTGTGGACTTATATTTGACCTTGTACACCCACTTACAACAATAGGTCTATTCCATGCAGTAAATCAACCAAGGACCAGGTATGATTAGCTTCTAATGCATCAATCTCCAACTGCATGGCTTGAACCCACTGAGGATCAAGAGAGGCAGCTTTATAAGAAGTAGGTTCTATGATGGCTGAGTATACAGCAAGACAAGTGCTGTAAGATGGAGAGAGATGAGCATAAGAGATGTGATTAGCAATAGAAAAAGAACAAGAGTTATCTTTTGATTGGTAACAAAGTCTGGAAGACAAAATGGGGGTTTACTAGCTCTAGAGGATTTCTTGGAAGGGACAGGATCAGGTAGAGGTAAGAGTATGTCAGGAGAGTTAACAAAAGAAGATGGAAGCTGAGACTAGAGATGATTAGGAGGTTCTGCAAGAGAGGAAGAAGTGAGGGGTTGAGTGGGAACTGAGTTGAGGTGTGTAGGAGAAAAATCAATAAGAGTGAGGACTGGAAATATGAGATCAGAAGAAATGTCCACATCCTTGAAAGGAAAGATATCTTCTTTGAATACAATATGTCTATTAACAAAGAAGGACTAAGAGTGGAGATCATATAATAGGTAGCCTTTCTGGGAAGAGGATTAGTCCATAAGAACAACTGGTATAGCTTTAGGAgaaaatttttcaagaatatttcgGCATGTAGCATAGAAAAGGCAGCCAAAAAACTTAATGTGAGCTAAGGAAGGAGGCTGTAAATGAAGCAGCTCAAATGGAGTCTTATAATGTAGCAGTTGTGAGGGAATCCTGTTGAGAAGATAAACTGTAGTAGTGACACACTCACCCCCGAATCTTAAGGGAATAGAAAATTGGAACCTGAGTGCCCTGGCCATCTCTAAGATAGTTCTATGCTTCCTCTCAACAACACCATTCTGTTGAggggtatatatataagtactCTGATGGAGGATTCCAAGAGTAGATAACATAGTCTGAAATACAGTACTAAAGAATTTACTCCCATTATCAGTTCTCAGAGTCTTAACAGTTGTGAAGAACAAATTGTGAATCTGTGTGAAAAAATCTCTTAACACCACAATGGTATCTGACTTAGAGGCTATAGGAAATATCCAAGTAAATCTAGAGTAATCATCTACCACAGTCACAAAATACTTCTTCCCATCATGAGTAGGTACCCTGTAGGGGCCCCAAATATCACAATGAACCAGCACAAATACTGCATTTGAAACATGAGAACTTACAGGAAAAGGAAGTTTAGTTTGCTTAGCAAGTGGGAAAACTGTACAAGTAGAGTGCTCATTGTCTAAAACCTCAATACTGGAGGATTTCTTCATTATATCTACAGGTACATGACCTAGTCtcatattgtcacgacccaagcctagggcctagacgcgacactgcgaatgagacacccgaaggtacctcacccaagcctcttagcattcattaagcatttcattagtaaggataaataaaaataagcagaaataaaaacatttatccatttatgtccaaacatacatCTACtattagacttggcgggggctaagacatgtccctagctcaccctcaatataaaagtcacgaaatattttaaataaagtcttactattctacataaccaAAGCTTAGACTAAAAGAGGATGttattcccgaaacatgggaactcaccactagCAAATCTTCAACTAATACGagttagccacgtggaggagatcgaggagcggcggcggttcctacatggtaatatcatgtaggcaagagtatgcgttagtactttgaatatactaagtatgtgagtatgctatgaaatgaagaacataagaaaaacatgaataagcaatatgcataagagaATGCATGCAATAAACATGATCATgggaaactttaaaatattcatttttgtggggaagtgaccctaaccgacatttaagaccatgagagctattacatggaatccaacataacccactacgttggcacggggagtctacttgccgggtaagactccgtcaactttaacgttctataactttaactttattggctaattgtggatccactaacctaactagcctacaagggctcctatgttgatgcatagttaatgcatcatgagactttacttaaggaccccttaggtcgagtccctaTCTACATgttacattcggtgctaggtcaattccatggaataatatttaaatatcataatagcataagtattgtataactttagatatcaaatcattttcggtagaatagctcattaaatatttcatttgattcaactatGTGAGAGTTATCCTTTCACGTTGAATCCCTTCTTTGGATAAAAGCCTTTTCATCATAATTCAATCATTTCTCAAGACTCCCTTAATCATGGGcattgcttcataaactttcaatcCAACCTCATTTCACTTTACTTTAATCATGaggaaaactaggtggattTTCTTCCTAAAACCTTTAAATGTATTTCGAAGAATTATTGCAAGCaagagaatgatgaaatgcattaatttaaaacatctcaaaataatCCACAATTCATATTCAAAACCCTccttcaagccttcatagagACACATTAGAAAATCAttcaattcatgcaattgagagtcaaaatacatcaatataggtaaataaactcaaaatacaccataatttatgcatttaaAGTTATCATATAAAAGCCCATGAAGATTCACCCttaaaatttcaatataaattttaaaagaacctttggacttcatgggtgaaaggaaccatgGATGGAagctcacataccttgaggattcgactcttgaatgaaaaacttgaaaggaaatggaggcttgatcttcttggagatggaggaagaagGCTTGAGAGCACTTGGGAGGTTAGGGCTTTTGTTCCCTTTTGTTCTTAGAgtgtgagtgagagtgaatgaggAAAGGAGTCTTAGGAGTCTCTTACTAGGTGAATTTTCCTCccaaaacgacctcactttgGGTAACACACAAGGAAAGGCCAAAATGCCCCTTAAAAgtctggaaaatgggctaaaaccctgctggcgctatagtggcgcgtcgcgccactgcagcgccaagccagaATAGGATAAAAGcatgcacatctgatagtggcgcgtcgcgccaagtttcaaactactgaggctgttttctggcgctatagtggcgtggggcgccactggagcgccaagcccgaatttcgcccaggcttgaaattcctgcagtactagtctgtagtacaATGGCCATTACTTTTAatttcaaactccaaaaattgcaatcttggtggcgttgtaaagaagaatcaaagacctttaatttagtaggttgtggtccacccagttcaATATATTCctggagatatggtcatttgaaggtGACCCGTATACGAACTCATTCCGGAAACTTAGTCAATGGGaattctttagacttggcttggtgttagagatcccttatgaccctaaacacatccaacacacttcaattacttagaaattgatcctaactcatatatgaaattagaagtcgtcgggttcaagcctatacgcctaTGAAAGATGGTTCGGGTCTTGACATGGAAATTTTCAAGgcgttacaatatctccccctacttatcttatcttacttatt
This DNA window, taken from Solanum dulcamara chromosome 3, daSolDulc1.2, whole genome shotgun sequence, encodes the following:
- the LOC129883619 gene encoding peroxidase 57-like gives rise to the protein STAKVLAYIYLYIFLMKMVLPWSLIGVIIFQCCVFPYLLSAQSLQVGFYNSTCPQTETIIRQAVQKQFNTDPSITAALLRMHFHDCFVRGCDASILIKSTNSKKSEREAGPNQTVRGFELIDTIKKSLETTCPSTVSCADIITVATRDAVALAGGPSYPIPTGRRDGLISNVADVNLPGPSLTVPQALQSFTNKGLTLNDMVTLLGAHTVGVAHCNFFQNRLSPVPDKTMDPTLAAQLLKTCAKSTATAFLDQNTSFIIDNEYFRQITLRKGILKIDQELTLDKSSAPIVTSLAANENAFRQSFANAMIKMASIDVLVGSAGEIRKNCGVFN